The following are encoded together in the Triticum dicoccoides isolate Atlit2015 ecotype Zavitan chromosome 6B, WEW_v2.0, whole genome shotgun sequence genome:
- the LOC119322860 gene encoding very-long-chain 3-oxoacyl-CoA reductase 1-like — protein MAGTCAHVEFLRAQPAWALALAAVGLLVAARAALRLALWVYAAFLRPGKPLRRRYGPWAVVTGATDGIGRAIAFRLAASGLGLVLVGRNPDKLAAVSEEIRAKYPKTEVRTFVLDFASEGLAAGVEALKDSIRGLDVGVLVNNAGVSYPYARYFHEVDEELMRSLIRVNVEGVTRVTHAVLPGMVDRKRGAIVNIGSGAASVVPSDPLYSVYAATKAYVDQFSRCLYVEYKGKGIDVQCQVPLYVATKMASIRRSSFLVPSADTYARAAIRHIGYEPRCTPYWPHSVLWFLISLLPESLVDSTRLSMCIKIRKKGQAKDAKKKAQ, from the exons ATGGCCGGCACGTGCgcccacgtcgagttcctccgcgcGCAGCCGGCGTGGGCGCTGGCCCTCGCGGCCGTCGGCCTCCtcgtcgccgcccgcgccgccctgcGCCTCGCCCTCTGGGTCTACGCCGCCTTCCTCCGTCCCGGCAAGCCCCTGCGCCGCCGCTACGGGCCCTGGGCCGtcgtcaccggcgccaccgacggcaTCGGCCGCGCCATCGCCTTCCGCCTAGCGGCCTCCGGCCTCGGCCTCGTGCTCGTCGGCCGCAACCCGGACAAGCTCGCCGCCGTCTCCGAGGAGATCAGGGCCAAGTACCCCAAGACCGAGGTCCGCACCTTCGTGCTCGACTTCGCCTCCGAGGGGCTCGCCGCCGGGGTGGAGGCGCTCAAGGACTCCATCCGGGGCCTCGACGTCGGCGTGCTCGTCAACAACGCCGGGGTCTCGTACCCGTACGCCCGCTACTTCCACGAGGTGGACGAGGAGCTCATGCGGAGCCTCATCCGGGTCAACGTGGAGGGCGTAACGCGGGTCACCCACGCCGTGCTCCCGGGCATGGTCGACAGGAAGCGTGGCGCAATCGTCAACATCGGCTCCGGTGCTGCCTCCGTCGTGCCGTCCGATCCACTCTACTCCGTCTACGCCGCCACCAAAGC gTACGTCGACCAGTTCTCAAGATGCCTCTATGTTGAGTACAAGGGCAAGGGCATCGATGTGCAATGCCAG GTGCCCTTGTACGTGGCGACAAAGATGGCATCAATCAGGAGGTCCTCCTTCCTTGTGCCATCCGCGGACACCTATGCTCGTGCTGCTATTCGCCACATTGGCTATGAGCCGAGGTGCACACCGTACTGGCCACACTCTGTTTTGTGGTTCTTGATTTCCCTCCTCCCAGAGTCGCTCGTGGACAGTACGCGCCTCAGCATGTGCATCAAAATCCGCAAGAAGGGGCAGGCTAAGGATGCCAAGAAGAAAGCGCAGTGA